The following proteins are encoded in a genomic region of Ostrea edulis chromosome 7, xbOstEdul1.1, whole genome shotgun sequence:
- the LOC125654283 gene encoding uncharacterized protein LOC125654283, with protein MAEHMKASNNSTRDLQLIPDGITFGFVEDSIKSTSSSLGQKEINKGYKYFSEKYISDIKVYPTDLGCLIRAKSYRSQRKNEAPHDVEVVIRNGPSYDSKASNCSCAIGSGGCCGHIAGLLYSIAHMKTTGMSAIPCDVAKTSLPQTWHIPRGERIAGSVSDDVTVQGYDTKFPQRQTRGLRSTLYNPIPSSAEKLDVYKLCENLSVVDKTCLFLSNVSLSAQNKDVDTRFGKFPKGSPLATQQKLHSDYVLSILDAGDFPNIPMKNHMDNELQVVLNYNKSIQFQSLTLSENECFEIEKSTRLQSQDPKWHRIRKDRITASVAGDIIKRRKEYGPLVERLQSTRKVVTSSMRHGIACEPLAANAYVEKMNNDLNIYPCGLVVNPWSPWLAATPDRKVYCPTLNPKYGLLEIKCPVNPLSECQYLTKDENGYKLKENHAYFFQVMMQMAVTGMEWCHFFVWTSEESHLELICFNIDTWKVMKAKLDDFFFYHYLN; from the exons ATGGCGGAACATATGAAAGCGTCTAACAACTCGACCCGAGATTTGCAGCTTATTCCTGACGGTATAACATTCGGATTTGTAGAAGATTCCATCAAATCGACATCTTCAAGCCTGGGacagaaagaaataaacaaaggCTACAAGTATTTCAGTGAGAAAtacatttctgatataaaaG TGTACCCAACAGACCTTGGCTGCTTGATACGAGCTAAATCCTATCGCTCACAAAGGAAAAATGAAGCACCACATGATGTagag GTTGTAATCAGGAATGGTCCATCATATGACAGCAAAGCCAGCAACTGTTCTTGTGCCATTGGATCTGGAGGATGTTGTGGACATATTGCTGGTCTGCTATATTCGATAGCCCACATGAAGACAACTGGAATGTCAGCTATTCCATGTGATGTGGCCAAAACATCCCTTCCACAAACATGGCACATTCCAAGAGGTGAGAGGATTGCTGGGTCAGTGTCCGATGATGTCACAGTCCAAGGATATGACACAAAATTTCCACAAAGACAGACCAGAGGACTAAGATCTACTCTGTACAACCCAATTCCATCTAGTGCAGAGAAACTTGATGTTTATAAATTGTGTGAGAACTTAAGTGTAGTGGACAAGACATGTTTATTTCTCTCTAATGTCTCCTTAAGTGCCCAAAATAAGGATGTGGATACAAGATTTGGCAAATTCCCTAAAGGCTCTCCACTCGCCACACAACAAAAACTTCACAGTGACTATGTATTGAGTATTTTGGATGCAGGGGATTTTCCAAATATACCCATGAAAAATCACATGGATAACGAACTTCAGGTAGTCCTCAACTACAACAAGAGCATCCAATTCCAATCATTAACTTTATCAGAGAATGAATGCTTCGAAATAGAAAAAAGTACCCGTCTTCAATCCCAGGATCCAAAGTGGCACAGGATTCGAAAGGATAGAATCACTGCATCAGTAGCAGGGGACATCATAAAAAGAAGGAAAG AGTATGGTCCACTAGTTGAAAGACTACAGTCAACTAGAAAGGTTGTGACCTCTAGCATGCGACATGGGATAGCCTGTGAGCCTCTTGCAGCAAATGCCTATGTTGAG AAAATGAACAATGACCTCAACATCTACCCTTGTGGATTAGTGGTGAATCCTTGGTCCCCATGGTTAGCTGCTACTCCAGACCGCAAGGTGTATTGCCCAACACTGAACCCCAAATATGGACTCCTGGAGATCAAATGTCCAGTAAATCCTTTGTCAGAATGCCAGTACCTCACCAAGGATGAAAATGGATACAAACTCAAGGAGAACCATGCCTATTTCTTTCAAGTCATGATGCAAATGGCAGTGACAGGAATGGAATGGTGTCATTTCTTTGTGTGGACCTCAGAGGAGAGCCATTTGGAattgatttgttttaatataGACACTTGGAAAGTAATGAAAGCAAAGCTTGATGATTTCTTTTTCTAccattatttgaattaa